A stretch of the Rosa rugosa chromosome 5, drRosRugo1.1, whole genome shotgun sequence genome encodes the following:
- the LOC133710238 gene encoding agamous-like MADS-box protein AGL30 isoform X2 has product MGRVKLKIKRLENTNGRQATYAKRKHGIMKKANELSILCDIDIVLLMFSPTGKPSLCSGKRSIEEVIAKFSQLTPQERAKRKLESLEALKKTFKKLDHDVNIQEFLGTSSQTVEDLSNQSRLLQTQLSEIKKRLSCWMNPDKINSVDQLGQMEDSIRESLNQIRTHKENLQKQQLMSLECTSQFQNGLHIPFSMSTEQQLQPLPWIPSNENRHIVLPEDPNLLPHRDIECSASSSFGSYSGYLGTGKSPEISNSGQENGILNDLSRTAPLRLQLGGQFSSYLPYNLNMLTDTKFQQPTEMSPQENPVEYHVNGSFEAPRPDFFATQHSWASTSGPCAVTMFDEHLYSQQTN; this is encoded by the exons ATGGGAAGGGTAAAGCTAAAGATAAAGAGGTTGGAGAATACAAATGGGCGTCAAGCAACTTATGCCAAAAGGAAGCATGGCATCATGAAAAAGGCTAATGAATTATCTATACTATGTGACATAGACATTGTCCTTCTTATGTTTTCCCCGACTGGGAAGCCTTCTTTATGCAGCGGAAAACGCAG CATTGAAGAGGTTATAGCAAAGTTTTCCCAACTAACTCCACAGGAAAGAGCTAAAAG GAAACTGGAAAGCCTTGAA GCACTGAAGAAAACATTCAAGAAGTTGGACCATGATGTGAATATACAAGAATTTTTGGGTACGAG TTCTCAAACGGTTGAG GACTTGAGTAACCAATCTAGGTTATTGCAAACCCAACTTTCCGAAATAAAGAAGAGATTAAG CTGTTGGATGAACCCTGATAAGATCAACAGTGTAGATCAGTTGGGGCAAATGGAAGATTCAATTAGAGAATCGCTTAACCAGATTCGAACACATAAG GAAAACTTACAAAAACAACAACTAATGTCATTAGAATGCACCAGTCAG TTCCAAAATGGATTGCATATACCCTTCAGCATGAGTACTGAGCAACAACTCCAGCCTCTGCCATGGATTCCTAGTAATGAAAACCGGCATATCGTTTTACCAGAGGACCCGAACTTGCTTCCTCATAG GGATATAGAATGTTCTGCAAGTTCCTCCTTTGGCAGTTACTCTGGTTACCTTGGGACAGGAAAAAGTCCAGAGATTTCCAACTCTGGTCAGGAAAACGGTATTCTAAATGACTTGAGCAGAACTGCGCCACTGAGGCTACAGCTGGGCGGGCAGTTTTCCTCCTACCTTCCATACAATCTCAATATGTTGACCGATACAAAATTTCAACAACCCACAGAAATGAGTCCTCAAGAAAACCCTGTGGAATATCATGTTAATGGAAGCTTTGAAGCTCCTAGACCTGATTTTTTCGCTACCCAGCATAGTTGGGCATCTACATCTGGTCCCTGTGCTGTTACTATGTTTGACGAGCATTTATATTCCCAG CAGACAAACTAA
- the LOC133710239 gene encoding transcription termination factor MTEF1, chloroplastic, which translates to MTLRPHTLFLPQASLTPPSPKPSKTPSNSFTPTLNSPIYPSLSLHHHHPTDSGILFREKLIYLETHLNVNPQKALHLNPDFRSCPLSSVKSVEHCLSSMGIELSAMGRILDMHPQLLTVDPHCHLYPVFDFLLHDAHIPFHDIRKSIIRCPRLLVCDVSNQLRPALEFLTHQLGFKGVTCQTTVLLVSSVRGTLSPKIEYLQSLGLSHAEVANMVIRSPALLTLSIPNNFMPKVEYLVQEMKKDVKELKRFPQYFSFSLEGKIKPRHRLLAEHGFSLPLRDMLRVSDGEFNAMLIEMRLDCRGF; encoded by the coding sequence ATGACACTCCGACCTCACACTCTCTTCCTCCCTCAAGCCTCCTTAACCCCCCCATCTCCTAAACCCTCCAAAACCCCTTCCAACTCCTTCACCCCAACTCTCAATTCCCCAATCTACCCCTccctctccctccaccaccaccacccaacCGACTCCGGCATCCTCTTCCGCGAAAAGCTCATCTACCTCGAAACCCACCTCAACGTCAATCCCCAAAAAGCCCTCCATCTAAACCCCGACTTCCGCTCCTGCCCCCTCTCCTCCGTCAAGTCCGTCGAGCACTGCCTCTCCTCCATGGGCATCGAGCTCTCCGCCATGGGCCGCATCCTCGACATGCACCCCCAGCTCCTCACCGTGGACCCCCACTGCCACCTCTACCCCGTCTTCGACTTCCTCCTCCACGACGCCCATATCCCCTTCCACGATATCCGCAAGTCCATCATCCGCTGCCCCAGGCTCCTCGTCTGTGACGTCAGCAACCAACTCCGACCCGCCTTGGAGTTCCTGACCCACCAACTAGGTTTTAAGGGCGTGACGTGCCAGACCACGGTCCTATTGGTCTCCAGCGTTAGAGGTACCCTTTCGCCCAAGATTGAGTATTTGCAGAGTCTGGGGCTGAGTCACGCCGAGGTGGCCAACATGGTGATAAGGTCGCCGGCGCTGTTGACTTTAAGCATACCCAACAATTTCATGCCGAAAGTCGAGTATTTAGtgcaagagatgaagaaagatgtgaAGGAGCTCAAGAGGTTTCCTCAGTACTTTTCGTTTAGTTTGGAGGGGAAGATTAAGCCTAGGCACAGATTGTTGGCTGAGCACGGCTTTTCGCTTCCGTTGAGGGACATGTTGAGGGTTAGTGATGGCGAGTTTAATGCTATGTTGATTGAGATGCGATTGGATTGCAGAGGCTTCTAG
- the LOC133708272 gene encoding probable calcium-binding protein CML46 codes for MEDILLAATAQPGSLYFLGLFQPLLKLWTKTKNYLNYSEPQVLLPTPDQPLQCNKGQDETLLGKEEVKMVMGRLGLCYEDEGDDVITNEDMVGAELVSRVFNEAEPSLEEVKEAFDVFDENRDGLIGAADLQRVLCNLGLKGKFGLEECQRMIKAVDMNQDGLVDFEEFVKHMDNCF; via the coding sequence ATGGAGGACATACTGCTAGCAGCTACAGCTCAACCGGGCTCCCTCTATTTTCTAGGACTGTTCCAACCCTTGTTGAAGCTCTggaccaaaaccaaaaattaccTAAACTATTCTGAGCCTCAAGTACTACTACCAACCCCTGATCAGCCCCTGCAATGCAACAAAGGACAAGACGAAACGTTGCTAGGCAAAGAAGAAGTGAAGATGGTGATGGGAAGGCTCGGACTATGCTACGAAGATGAGGGAGATGATGTTATTACTAATGAAGACATGGTTGGGGCAGAGTTGGTTTCAAGAGTATTTAATGAGGCGGAGCCAAGCTTGGAGGAGGTAAAGGAAGCCTTTGATGTGTTTGATGAGAACAGAGATGGACTTATAGGCGCAGCTGATTTGCAGAGAGTTTTGTGCAATTTGGGTTTGAAGGGGAAGTTTGGATTGGAGGAATGCCAGAGGATGATCAAGGCAGTGGACATGAACCAAGATGGACTAGTTGATTTTGAAGAGTTCGTCAAACACATGGACAACTGCTTTTAA
- the LOC133710238 gene encoding agamous-like MADS-box protein AGL30 isoform X1, which yields MGRVKLKIKRLENTNGRQATYAKRKHGIMKKANELSILCDIDIVLLMFSPTGKPSLCSGKRSSIEEVIAKFSQLTPQERAKRKLESLEALKKTFKKLDHDVNIQEFLGTSSQTVEDLSNQSRLLQTQLSEIKKRLSCWMNPDKINSVDQLGQMEDSIRESLNQIRTHKENLQKQQLMSLECTSQFQNGLHIPFSMSTEQQLQPLPWIPSNENRHIVLPEDPNLLPHRDIECSASSSFGSYSGYLGTGKSPEISNSGQENGILNDLSRTAPLRLQLGGQFSSYLPYNLNMLTDTKFQQPTEMSPQENPVEYHVNGSFEAPRPDFFATQHSWASTSGPCAVTMFDEHLYSQQTN from the exons ATGGGAAGGGTAAAGCTAAAGATAAAGAGGTTGGAGAATACAAATGGGCGTCAAGCAACTTATGCCAAAAGGAAGCATGGCATCATGAAAAAGGCTAATGAATTATCTATACTATGTGACATAGACATTGTCCTTCTTATGTTTTCCCCGACTGGGAAGCCTTCTTTATGCAGCGGAAAACGCAG TAGCATTGAAGAGGTTATAGCAAAGTTTTCCCAACTAACTCCACAGGAAAGAGCTAAAAG GAAACTGGAAAGCCTTGAA GCACTGAAGAAAACATTCAAGAAGTTGGACCATGATGTGAATATACAAGAATTTTTGGGTACGAG TTCTCAAACGGTTGAG GACTTGAGTAACCAATCTAGGTTATTGCAAACCCAACTTTCCGAAATAAAGAAGAGATTAAG CTGTTGGATGAACCCTGATAAGATCAACAGTGTAGATCAGTTGGGGCAAATGGAAGATTCAATTAGAGAATCGCTTAACCAGATTCGAACACATAAG GAAAACTTACAAAAACAACAACTAATGTCATTAGAATGCACCAGTCAG TTCCAAAATGGATTGCATATACCCTTCAGCATGAGTACTGAGCAACAACTCCAGCCTCTGCCATGGATTCCTAGTAATGAAAACCGGCATATCGTTTTACCAGAGGACCCGAACTTGCTTCCTCATAG GGATATAGAATGTTCTGCAAGTTCCTCCTTTGGCAGTTACTCTGGTTACCTTGGGACAGGAAAAAGTCCAGAGATTTCCAACTCTGGTCAGGAAAACGGTATTCTAAATGACTTGAGCAGAACTGCGCCACTGAGGCTACAGCTGGGCGGGCAGTTTTCCTCCTACCTTCCATACAATCTCAATATGTTGACCGATACAAAATTTCAACAACCCACAGAAATGAGTCCTCAAGAAAACCCTGTGGAATATCATGTTAATGGAAGCTTTGAAGCTCCTAGACCTGATTTTTTCGCTACCCAGCATAGTTGGGCATCTACATCTGGTCCCTGTGCTGTTACTATGTTTGACGAGCATTTATATTCCCAG CAGACAAACTAA
- the LOC133710238 gene encoding agamous-like MADS-box protein AGL30 isoform X3, which produces MGRVKLKIKRLENTNGRQATYAKRKHGIMKKANELSILCDIDIVLLMFSPTGKPSLCSGKRSSIEEVIAKFSQLTPQERAKRKLESLEALKKTFKKLDHDVNIQEFLGTSSQTVEDLSNQSRLLQTQLSEIKKRLSCWMNPDKINSVDQLGQMEDSIRESLNQIRTHKENLQKQQLMSLECTSQFQNGLHIPFSMSTEQQLQPLPWIPSNENRHIVLPEDPNLLPHRDIECSASSSFGSYSGYLGTGKSPEISNSGQENGILNDLSRTAPLRLQLGGQFSSYLPYNLNMLTDTKFQQPTEMSPQENPVEYHVNGSFEAPRPDFFATQHSWASTSGPCAVTMFDEHLYSQTN; this is translated from the exons ATGGGAAGGGTAAAGCTAAAGATAAAGAGGTTGGAGAATACAAATGGGCGTCAAGCAACTTATGCCAAAAGGAAGCATGGCATCATGAAAAAGGCTAATGAATTATCTATACTATGTGACATAGACATTGTCCTTCTTATGTTTTCCCCGACTGGGAAGCCTTCTTTATGCAGCGGAAAACGCAG TAGCATTGAAGAGGTTATAGCAAAGTTTTCCCAACTAACTCCACAGGAAAGAGCTAAAAG GAAACTGGAAAGCCTTGAA GCACTGAAGAAAACATTCAAGAAGTTGGACCATGATGTGAATATACAAGAATTTTTGGGTACGAG TTCTCAAACGGTTGAG GACTTGAGTAACCAATCTAGGTTATTGCAAACCCAACTTTCCGAAATAAAGAAGAGATTAAG CTGTTGGATGAACCCTGATAAGATCAACAGTGTAGATCAGTTGGGGCAAATGGAAGATTCAATTAGAGAATCGCTTAACCAGATTCGAACACATAAG GAAAACTTACAAAAACAACAACTAATGTCATTAGAATGCACCAGTCAG TTCCAAAATGGATTGCATATACCCTTCAGCATGAGTACTGAGCAACAACTCCAGCCTCTGCCATGGATTCCTAGTAATGAAAACCGGCATATCGTTTTACCAGAGGACCCGAACTTGCTTCCTCATAG GGATATAGAATGTTCTGCAAGTTCCTCCTTTGGCAGTTACTCTGGTTACCTTGGGACAGGAAAAAGTCCAGAGATTTCCAACTCTGGTCAGGAAAACGGTATTCTAAATGACTTGAGCAGAACTGCGCCACTGAGGCTACAGCTGGGCGGGCAGTTTTCCTCCTACCTTCCATACAATCTCAATATGTTGACCGATACAAAATTTCAACAACCCACAGAAATGAGTCCTCAAGAAAACCCTGTGGAATATCATGTTAATGGAAGCTTTGAAGCTCCTAGACCTGATTTTTTCGCTACCCAGCATAGTTGGGCATCTACATCTGGTCCCTGTGCTGTTACTATGTTTGACGAGCATTTATATTCCCAG ACAAACTAA
- the LOC133712008 gene encoding transcription factor MYB54-like — protein MKGMMANHNASAINATENPNALSCFPSSSSSSSSSPGFSMGMVYADMGSLSLSPSNYGLVSSHESSYYNISNSNLSHNHEVENGNTPYFWGFPPSLGTRSVEEHHGHHNNSDFRGGGKACSDSMSDDGTEEHNESINHKNGQSKLCARGHWRPAEDSKLKELVALYGPQNWNLIAEKLEGRSGKSCRLRWFNQLDPRINRRAFSEEEEERLMQAHRIYGNKWAMIARLFPGRTDNAVKNHWHVIMARKYREQSSAYRRRKLSQSVYRASSMEENMNSAPPAVPYSYLNNYGSSGNSHNMASWEEAAIITNEKVPPPFQFLPGTNDEAAQISSGNFYDHPPYMMNVMAMRQSNYYHTLQSYSDSTSASPSLVSAGGKLSSTSSAGDQERRDIAPSFIDFLGVGAT, from the exons ATGAAGGGCATGATGGCCAATCACAATGCTAGTGCTATAAATGCAACAGAAAATCCTAATGCCTTGAGTTGTTTcccatcctcatcttcctcttcttcttcttcacctggTTTTTCAATGGGGATGGTTTATGCAGATATGGGCTCCCTCTCCCTCAGTCCCTCCAACTATGGTCTAGTTTCTTCTCACGAGAGCAGTTATTACAATATCTCAAACTCAAACCTCTCTCATaatcatgaagtggaaaatggtAATACACCATATTTCTGGGGGTTTCCGCCGTCTTTGGGAACCAGAAGCGTCGAGGAACACCACGGCCACCACAACAACAGTGACTTTCGCGGAGGCGGTAAGGCCTGTTCAGATAGCATGAGTGATGATGGGACTGAGGAACATAATGAGTCTATTAATCACAAAAATGGGCAGTCAAAACTGTGTGCCAGGGGGCATTGGAGGCCTGCAGAGGATTCCAAGCTCAAGGAACTCGTTGCTCTTTATGGTCCTCAGAATTGGAACCTTATAGCGGAGAAGCTGGAAGGAAGATCAG GGAAGAGCTGTAGACTGAGATGGTTTAACCAGCTGGACCCAAGGATCAACAGAAGAGCTTTCagtgaagaagaggaagagagactAATGCAGGCTCATAGAATATACGGCAACAAATGGGCCATGATAGCTAGACTCTTCCCTGGAAGAACCGATAATGCTGTGAAGAATCATTGGCATGTTATAATGGCCAGGAAGTACAGAGAACAGTCCAGTGCTTATAGGAGAAGGAAGCTTAGTCAATCTGTATACAGAGCTTCATCAATGGAGGAAAACATGAATTCAGCTCCTCCAGCAGTACCATACTCATATCTCAATAATTATGGGTCAAGTGGTAATTCACACAACATGGCCAGTTGGGAAGAAGCAGCAATAATCACAAACGAAAAGGTCCCTCCTCCTTTTCAATTCCTTCCTG GTACAAATGATGAAGCAGCTCAGATATCATCTGGTAATTTCTATGATCATCCACCATATATGATGAACGTGATGGCAATGCGACAGTCAAATTACTACCATACCCTTCAGAGTTACTCAGATTCAACATCAGCATCGCCAAGTCTAGTTTCGGCCGGCGGCAAACTCTCTTCTACATCATCAGCTGGAGATCAGGAAAGAAGAGACATTGCACCGTCCTTCATTGATTTTCTTGGGGTTGGAGCCACATGA
- the LOC133712183 gene encoding cyclic dof factor 3-like: protein MSENEISPTIKLFGKTIPLASAPLNGHEVPTNDDPPCGASDSAVDSKIAAAAAATGGGAVEEEDCSVKLPCCSETTSPEDQENKETISGKEFTADKEEDNPLDQFTEDLKPPTTSSGISENPKTPSADRETSVSLKSSKNGEQSDETSCSQDKTLKKPDKILPCPRCNSMDTKFCYYNNYNVNQPRHFCKNCQRYWTAGGIMRNVPVGAGRRKNKNASSASHYRHMLMSDALQTAHASAAGASNGAHNPTLGRNGTVLTFGSDSPLCESMASVLNLAEKTQNSLQNGFHVPDQQRILVPSITGDNGDDQSSGSSNVTASNSSERGCKAGIQEPAVHNCQSFSPHQVPCFPGSPWPYPWNSPQWTSAMPPPTFFHSGFPISFYPAPPYWGCTGPGSWNVPCNSPPSSNLSHCGTSSGPNSPTLGKHPRDGDILNQASSQKEESSRDNRSDRCVLIPKTLRIDDPSEAAKSSIWETLGIKNEKGNSINEGGIFKSFESKGHEKRQFVEQSSVLQANPAAFSRSLNFREIS, encoded by the exons ATGTCTGAGAATGAAATCAGCCCCACCATAAAGCTCTTCGGAAAGACCATACCTTTGGCTTCGGCGCCACTCAACGGCCATGAGGTTCCGACCAATGATGACCCGCCATGTGGAGCTTCCGACTCTGCTGTTGACTCTAagattgctgctgctgctgctgctaccGGTGGTGGTgctgttgaagaagaagattgctcAGTCAAGCTTCCTTGTTGTTCAGAAACTACTTCGCCTGAAGACCAAGAGAACAAG GAAACAATATCAGGCAAAGAATTCACTGCTGACAAAGAGGAAGATAATCCCTTAGATCAATTCACAGAAGACTTGAAACCTCCAACAACATCGTCGGGAATTAGTGAGAATCCCAAAACTCCCTCAGCTGATAGAGAAACTTCAGTATCTCTGAAATCTTCTAAGAATGGAGAACAGAGTGATGAGACCAGTTGCTCACAAGACAAGACTCTGAAGAAGCCAGACAAGATACTTCCATGTCCCCGATGTAATAGCATGGACACCAAGTTCTGTTACTACAACAACTACAACGTCAATCAGCCCCGCCATTTTTGCAAGAACTGTCAAAGATACTGGACTGCCGGAGGAATCATGAGGAATGTTCCTGTGGGAGCTGGTCGTCGCAAGAACAAGAACGCTTCATCAGCTTCACACTATCGTCACATGTTAATGTCGGATGCTCTCCAAACAGCTCATGCTAGTGCTGCTGGTGCTTCTAATGGTGCGCACAATCCAACATTGGGAAGAAATGGCACTGTCCTTACCTTTGGTTCAGATTCTCCTCTTTGTGAATCAATGGCTTCTGTATTGAACCTCGCCGAGAAAACACAAAACTCTCTTCAGAATGGTTTTCATGTACCTGATCAACAAAGAATTCTGGTTCCTTCCATAACTGGAGATAATGGGGATGACCAATCAAGTGGATCGTCTAATGTTACAGCTTCGAATTCATCAGAGAGGGGATGCAAAGCTGGTATACAAGAACCAGCAGTTCACAACTGTCAAAGCTTCTCTCCTCATCAAGTACCATGCTTTCCAGGCTCCCCTTGGCCTTATCCATGGAACTCACCTCAGTGGACCTCTGCAATGCCTCCACCCACATTCTTCCATTCAGGGTTTCCCATATCATTCTACCCTGCACCACCGTACTGGGGCTGCACTGGACCCGGCTCTTGGAATGTACCATGTAATTCTCCACCATCCTCCAATCTTAGCCACTGTGGTACAAGCTCTGGTCCAAATTCCCCGACCTTAGGGAAACATCCAAGAGACGGGGACATTCTTAATCAAGCCAGCTCTCAAAAAGAAGAGTCCAGCAGAGATAACAGGTCAGATAGATGTGTTTTGATTCCGAAAACGTTAAGGATTGATGATCCTAGTGAAGCTGCAAAGAGCTCTATATGGGAAACACTTGGCATCAAGAATGAAAAGGGAAATTCTATCAACGAGGGAGGTATCTTCAAGTCATTTGAATCCAAGGGACATGAGAAAAGGCAATTTGTTGAACAATCTTCGGTATTGCAAGCTAATCCTGCAGCCTTTTCCCGGTCACTCAACTTCCGTGAGATCTCATGA